A genomic segment from Polyangium mundeleinium encodes:
- a CDS encoding ABC transporter substrate-binding protein: MLGRRRWVMAIVALGASALGLFACTPKDAPQKEAAGKDPSIPAAAEPWKVGAYLSLSGAETQFGIETKEGIELAVDEVNKKGGVKGRPVKVFYEDNKSNPQETNNKVLQLITRDKVVALLGEVASSRSTIGGIVANKHKIPMITSSATAPEVTQIGPFVFRVCFTDDTQGQMGAEFVVKTMGKKRIGILYASDDVYSSGLATQFRDAAKKLGGEIVVEKSFIKTETNFTTYINEIRDAKPELVYAPIYYNAMVPIARQAKAAGMPGSMFVGGDGWDAETLLQDAGEEMEGAYFTNHYAPDVPWPNAQAFLKAYKERFKRDPSSLSSLGYDSAQLLFDSMGRAKGDTPEAIRDAIAETKNFAGATGTITIDPNRNADKSIVIVQIKNKKFTYFAAVNDKAQKP, translated from the coding sequence CCCGAAGGACGCGCCTCAGAAGGAGGCCGCGGGCAAGGATCCGAGCATCCCCGCGGCGGCCGAGCCCTGGAAGGTCGGCGCGTACCTGAGCCTGTCGGGCGCCGAGACGCAGTTCGGCATCGAGACCAAGGAAGGCATCGAGCTCGCGGTCGACGAGGTCAACAAGAAGGGCGGCGTGAAGGGCCGGCCCGTGAAGGTCTTCTACGAGGACAACAAGTCGAACCCGCAGGAGACGAACAACAAGGTCCTGCAGCTCATCACGCGGGACAAGGTCGTGGCGCTGCTCGGCGAGGTCGCCTCCTCGCGCTCCACGATCGGGGGCATCGTCGCGAACAAGCACAAGATCCCGATGATCACGTCCTCGGCGACGGCGCCTGAGGTCACGCAGATCGGGCCCTTCGTCTTCCGCGTCTGCTTCACGGACGACACGCAGGGCCAGATGGGCGCCGAGTTCGTGGTGAAGACGATGGGCAAGAAGCGCATCGGGATCCTCTACGCCTCCGACGACGTCTACTCCTCGGGCCTCGCGACGCAGTTCCGCGACGCCGCGAAGAAGCTCGGCGGCGAGATCGTCGTGGAGAAGAGCTTCATCAAGACCGAGACGAACTTCACCACGTACATCAACGAGATCCGCGACGCGAAGCCCGAGCTCGTCTACGCGCCGATCTACTACAACGCGATGGTCCCGATCGCGCGGCAGGCCAAGGCCGCGGGCATGCCGGGCAGCATGTTCGTCGGCGGCGACGGCTGGGACGCCGAGACGCTCCTCCAGGACGCGGGCGAGGAGATGGAGGGCGCGTACTTCACGAACCACTACGCGCCCGACGTCCCCTGGCCGAACGCGCAGGCCTTCCTGAAGGCTTACAAGGAGCGCTTCAAGCGGGATCCGTCGAGCCTCTCGTCGCTCGGCTACGACTCGGCGCAGCTCCTCTTCGACTCCATGGGCCGCGCCAAGGGCGACACGCCCGAGGCCATCCGCGACGCGATCGCCGAGACGAAGAACTTCGCCGGCGCGACGGGCACGATCACCATCGACCCGAACCGCAACGCGGACAAATCCATCGTGATCGTTCAGATCAAGAACAAGAAGTTCACCTACTTTGCGGCGGTGAACGACAAGGCTCAAAAGCCCTGA
- the sdhB gene encoding succinate dehydrogenase iron-sulfur subunit translates to MANDTTKGTGRLVHLRVKRQDSPDLPETRRWEEFKVPYLPQMNIISALQQVQKEPRTVDGKEVAPVVWESSCLEEVCGACTMVINGRVRQACSALVDQIAPNGEMIQVEPMTKFPLVRDLIVDRERMFQDMKKVKAWIDIDGTHELGPGPRESPEAQQERYPLSRCMTCGCCVEACPQYNDSTQFVGPFALNLVRLFNMHPSGALHKNARLETVMGEGGVQDCGKSQNCVEVCPKEIPLVDSIAQVSRDATKRLLFGWLLK, encoded by the coding sequence ATGGCGAACGACACGACGAAGGGCACCGGGCGTCTCGTGCATCTGCGCGTCAAGCGCCAGGACAGCCCCGATCTCCCGGAGACGCGGCGGTGGGAGGAGTTCAAGGTCCCCTACCTGCCGCAGATGAACATCATCAGCGCGCTGCAGCAGGTGCAGAAGGAGCCGCGCACGGTCGACGGGAAAGAGGTCGCGCCGGTCGTGTGGGAGTCGTCGTGCCTCGAAGAGGTCTGCGGCGCGTGCACGATGGTGATCAACGGGCGCGTGCGTCAGGCGTGCTCGGCGCTCGTGGACCAGATCGCGCCGAACGGCGAGATGATCCAGGTCGAGCCGATGACGAAGTTCCCGCTCGTGCGTGACCTCATCGTCGACCGCGAGCGCATGTTCCAGGACATGAAGAAGGTCAAAGCGTGGATCGACATCGACGGGACGCACGAGCTCGGCCCGGGTCCACGCGAGAGCCCCGAGGCGCAGCAGGAGCGCTACCCGCTGTCGCGCTGCATGACGTGCGGGTGCTGCGTCGAGGCGTGCCCGCAGTACAACGATTCGACGCAGTTCGTCGGGCCGTTCGCGCTGAACCTCGTGCGGCTCTTCAACATGCATCCGTCGGGCGCGCTGCATAAGAACGCGCGGCTGGAGACGGTCATGGGCGAGGGCGGCGTGCAGGACTGCGGGAAGTCGCAGAACTGCGTGGAGGTTTGTCCGAAGGAGATCCCGCTCGTCGATTCGATCGCGCAGGTGTCGCGGGATGCGACGAAGCGGCTTCTGTTCGGCTGGTTGCTCAAGTAG
- a CDS encoding branched-chain amino acid ABC transporter permease: MKILNALITGLAQGSMIALVALGYTMVYGILKLINFAHSEVFMMGAFIGFFAITALGGKDAPVLAGVGGTLAAMAFAGLLGMIVERIAYAPLRTRGKGKANTRVTPLVTALGMSVLLQNLAQLLFTAQYRGYPQLLPIEDTRKVIFIAAFSVMSALWFVVHKTWMGKAMRALSVNIEAARLMGIRTSRVISITFITGSVLAALGAVLYCLDQSQVYPTMGVVIGNRAFVAAVIGGIGSIPGAMLGGLLIGIIGEMTKLTAYSGLQDVLVFTALIAVLLVKPTGLLGKASIEKV, from the coding sequence ATGAAGATCCTCAACGCCCTCATCACGGGGCTCGCCCAGGGGTCGATGATCGCGCTCGTCGCCCTCGGCTACACGATGGTCTACGGCATCCTGAAGCTCATCAACTTCGCCCACAGCGAGGTGTTCATGATGGGCGCCTTCATCGGCTTCTTCGCCATCACGGCGCTCGGCGGCAAGGACGCGCCGGTCCTCGCCGGCGTGGGCGGGACGCTCGCCGCCATGGCCTTCGCGGGTCTGCTCGGCATGATCGTCGAGCGCATCGCCTACGCCCCGCTGCGCACGCGCGGCAAGGGCAAGGCGAACACCCGCGTCACCCCGCTCGTCACGGCGCTCGGCATGAGCGTGCTGCTCCAGAACCTCGCCCAGCTCCTCTTTACCGCGCAGTACCGCGGCTATCCGCAGCTCCTGCCGATCGAGGACACGCGCAAGGTCATCTTCATCGCGGCCTTCTCCGTGATGAGCGCGCTCTGGTTCGTCGTGCACAAGACCTGGATGGGCAAGGCGATGCGCGCGCTCAGCGTGAACATCGAGGCCGCGCGCCTCATGGGCATCCGCACGAGCCGCGTCATTTCGATCACGTTCATCACGGGCTCGGTCCTCGCCGCGCTCGGCGCCGTCCTCTACTGCCTCGATCAGTCGCAGGTCTACCCGACGATGGGCGTCGTCATCGGCAACCGCGCGTTCGTCGCCGCCGTCATCGGCGGCATCGGCAGCATCCCGGGCGCGATGCTCGGCGGCCTGCTCATCGGCATCATCGGCGAGATGACCAAGCTCACGGCGTACTCTGGCCTGCAGGATGTCCTGGTCTTCACGGCGCTGATCGCCGTTTTGCTCGTCAAGCCCACGGGCCTGCTCGGAAAGGCCTCGATCGAGAAGGTTTGA